Proteins co-encoded in one Arthrobacter alpinus genomic window:
- a CDS encoding HpcH/HpaI aldolase/citrate lyase family protein: MELTPESSPALQAVALGGTLYTPANRPDLVKDVLRQRDLGCVSMVLCLEDSIPDADVVGAEENVVATLTVLAERDDDLPLLFVRVRTPEQMLWVARRAGAATGVLTGFVIPKFDNESGVAAAFLEALHTIQTELGLDGSQSTHTRRLRIMPILESPAVIHVETRAAALTNIYTLLAANREDILSVRIGATDMSSAFGLRRSRDLTIYDVNVVASVIGDIVNVLGRPDGGFVISGPVWEHYANTERVLRPQLRVTPFVGPHEIELRQRIMTANLDTLIREIELDLANGLLGKTVIHPTHVALVHAMSVVSHEEYLDALAIAGNTKGGAAASPYGNKMNEMKPHQAWAQRTLLRADAFGVAAANISFVELLEASMA; the protein is encoded by the coding sequence GTGGAATTGACGCCCGAAAGCTCTCCTGCCTTGCAGGCCGTTGCCCTCGGCGGAACCTTGTACACGCCCGCTAACCGGCCAGATCTAGTCAAGGACGTTTTGCGCCAGCGCGATCTGGGTTGCGTGTCCATGGTGCTGTGTTTGGAAGATTCCATCCCCGATGCGGATGTGGTCGGCGCCGAGGAAAACGTGGTTGCCACCCTGACGGTGCTTGCCGAACGCGACGACGACTTGCCGCTGCTGTTCGTTCGGGTTAGAACGCCGGAACAAATGCTCTGGGTGGCGCGCCGTGCAGGCGCTGCAACAGGGGTGCTGACCGGCTTTGTGATCCCTAAGTTTGACAACGAATCCGGTGTGGCTGCGGCTTTCCTTGAAGCGCTGCACACCATTCAGACGGAGCTTGGCCTGGACGGCAGCCAATCAACTCACACACGCAGGCTGCGCATCATGCCCATCTTGGAGTCGCCGGCCGTAATCCACGTCGAGACTCGGGCCGCCGCGCTGACCAACATTTACACGCTGCTCGCAGCCAACCGCGAGGACATTCTCTCGGTCCGAATTGGTGCCACGGACATGTCCAGCGCCTTCGGCTTGCGCCGCTCACGCGATCTGACCATCTATGACGTCAACGTGGTGGCCAGCGTCATTGGCGACATTGTGAACGTGCTGGGCCGGCCCGACGGCGGTTTCGTCATCTCCGGCCCCGTCTGGGAGCATTACGCCAACACAGAACGAGTCTTGCGCCCGCAACTGCGCGTCACCCCCTTTGTGGGTCCGCATGAAATTGAGCTGCGGCAACGCATCATGACGGCAAATCTGGACACCCTCATCCGGGAAATCGAGCTTGATCTGGCGAACGGTCTGCTCGGCAAGACCGTTATCCACCCCACCCACGTGGCCCTGGTCCATGCCATGAGCGTTGTCAGCCATGAAGAGTATCTGGATGCCCTGGCCATTGCCGGTAACACCAAGGGCGGTGCAGCGGCATCTCCCTACGGCAACAAAATGAACGAGATGAAACCGCACCAGGCCTGGGCACAACGCACCCTTCTGCGCGCCGACGCCTTTGGTGTGGCCGCCGCCAACATCAGTTTCGTGGAGCTACTAGAAGCGAGCATGGCGTGA
- a CDS encoding TerD family protein — protein MATLVAGANAALTAENPGLDQVLVAMGWDTIPSHGPQAELVPFAIMCDSDGKAVSNDHLVFFNQLVSADTSVTFVGSADQEQIDVDLSRIPADISKIIFLAYVDPEFRGQGTFGAVRNAHIRVATAENRELVRFDLAVTQLDSVTAMIFGELYRHRDDWKFRALGQGYNTGLAGVAKDYGISL, from the coding sequence TTGGCAACATTAGTGGCAGGGGCCAATGCGGCCCTGACGGCTGAAAATCCGGGTCTGGACCAGGTCCTTGTGGCCATGGGATGGGACACCATTCCCAGCCATGGCCCCCAGGCCGAGCTGGTCCCCTTCGCCATCATGTGCGATTCCGATGGCAAGGCAGTCTCCAACGACCACCTGGTGTTTTTCAACCAGCTTGTCAGCGCCGATACCTCGGTGACATTTGTGGGCTCCGCCGATCAGGAACAGATTGATGTCGATCTCAGCAGGATCCCTGCGGACATTTCCAAGATCATCTTTCTGGCCTATGTTGACCCCGAATTTCGTGGCCAGGGTACCTTCGGTGCCGTCCGCAACGCCCACATCCGGGTAGCCACGGCCGAGAACCGGGAACTGGTCCGCTTTGACCTGGCAGTCACCCAGCTGGATTCGGTAACGGCCATGATTTTCGGTGAGTTGTACCGGCACCGCGACGACTGGAAGTTCCGCGCACTGGGTCAGGGCTATAACACCGGCCTGGCCGGCGTGGCCAAGGACTACGGAATCAGCCTGTAG